A genomic stretch from Sulfurihydrogenibium azorense Az-Fu1 includes:
- a CDS encoding YggS family pyridoxal phosphate-dependent enzyme produces the protein MSVKENCQKIEERILKACQRSGRKREEVVLLAASKTQPVEKILQAYYCGIRYFGENRVQEGIEKIEALKDYKDIHWHLIGGLQTNKVKYAVKYFEMIHSIDREELVDEIEKRASKMNKIQEGLIEVNFGEESKYGVKEENLKKLFEYILTKEHIKILGLMAIPPYFENPEDVRPFFRKLRQLKEDLEKDFNVKLPHLSMGMSHDFEVAIEEGATIVRIGTALFGERI, from the coding sequence ATGAGTGTAAAAGAAAATTGCCAAAAGATAGAAGAGAGAATACTTAAAGCTTGCCAAAGAAGTGGTAGAAAAAGAGAAGAAGTTGTACTTCTTGCAGCTTCTAAAACCCAGCCTGTAGAAAAGATACTACAGGCTTACTATTGTGGTATAAGATACTTTGGAGAAAACAGAGTTCAAGAAGGAATAGAAAAAATAGAAGCTTTAAAAGATTATAAAGATATCCACTGGCATCTCATTGGAGGACTTCAAACCAACAAAGTAAAATATGCAGTTAAATACTTTGAAATGATTCACTCAATAGACAGAGAAGAACTTGTTGACGAGATAGAAAAAAGAGCTTCAAAAATGAACAAAATCCAAGAAGGACTTATAGAAGTAAACTTTGGAGAAGAGTCTAAATACGGAGTAAAAGAAGAAAATTTAAAAAAGCTTTTTGAGTACATTCTAACAAAAGAACATATAAAAATACTTGGCCTTATGGCAATACCACCTTACTTTGAAAATCCAGAAGATGTAAGACCATTTTTTAGAAAGTTAAGACAGTTAAAAGAAGATTTAGAAAAGGATTTTAATGTAAAACTTCCACATCTTTCTATGGGAATGTCCCACGACTTTGAAGTTGCAATAGAAGAAGGTGCTACAATAGTTAGAATAGGAACTGCACTTTTTGGAGAAAGGATATGA
- a CDS encoding DsrE/DsrF/DrsH-like family protein, which translates to MATRVGIIVLSGTLDKVMPAFIIGTTAAAMGMEVGMFFSFYGLNAIHKEKHKNLKVSPIGNPAMPMPVPVPQILTIMPGMMDFATSMMKSMMEKHKVPSLPDLIRQAKDLEIKLYPCQTAMTLFGYTTDDLIEGVEKPAGAATFLSFVNAGEKSIVLNF; encoded by the coding sequence ATGGCTACAAGGGTAGGAATTATCGTTTTAAGTGGAACATTAGATAAGGTAATGCCTGCGTTCATCATAGGAACTACAGCTGCGGCAATGGGAATGGAAGTTGGAATGTTTTTCAGCTTCTACGGTTTAAACGCCATCCACAAGGAAAAACACAAAAACCTAAAAGTATCACCTATAGGAAACCCAGCTATGCCGATGCCTGTACCTGTACCTCAAATACTTACTATAATGCCGGGTATGATGGACTTTGCAACCTCTATGATGAAATCAATGATGGAAAAACACAAAGTCCCATCACTGCCTGACCTTATTAGGCAAGCAAAAGATTTAGAGATAAAACTATACCCTTGCCAAACTGCTATGACTTTATTTGGTTATACTACTGACGATTTAATTGAAGGAGTGGAAAAACCAGCTGGAGCTGCCACATTTTTGAGTTTTGTTAATGCAGGAGAAAAGTCAATTGTGTTAAACTTTTAA
- the rseP gene encoding RIP metalloprotease RseP: protein MAFLIMLGVLITIHELGHFLFARLFGVKVESFSIGFGPPIFKWKGKETEYQIALIPLGGYVKMYGEDSMTEPIQGNIDKSAFSDPRSFHSKPNWQKMLIAFAGPLFNIVLAIILFIAVYIMGVKEPAYLSQPVVVGYVEKNSIAEKVGIQPFDKIVKVNGKEVKNWKEFTIEIGMKAGKNVEIEILRNGSIQKISVILPEDMTKQSFGISPVLPAKVGKVLENSPAAKAGLKEGDIIVGVNGRPINTWFEFADFMASLKEKQSVNLLVKRDNKIFSIMLEPQYNEELKKYTIGIAPKFETVTIQYSPIEAVGKALEKTKDLTVAIYNVVAGLITGEVSFKTLGGPISIAKFSGEALETGVSTFLFAMAFISLQLGYLNLLPIPVLDGGLILILLIETIIRRPLPDKAKEYLAYFGFALLGTLMIYVIFNDILRVIQ from the coding sequence GTGGCATTTTTAATTATGTTAGGTGTTTTGATAACGATTCATGAGCTTGGACACTTTTTATTTGCAAGGTTGTTTGGTGTTAAAGTAGAGTCTTTCTCAATAGGTTTTGGTCCACCTATCTTTAAATGGAAAGGTAAAGAAACTGAGTACCAAATTGCTCTTATTCCCCTAGGTGGATATGTAAAAATGTACGGTGAAGACTCAATGACAGAACCTATCCAAGGAAATATAGATAAATCCGCCTTCTCTGACCCAAGGTCTTTTCACTCCAAACCAAACTGGCAAAAAATGTTAATTGCCTTTGCAGGACCTCTGTTTAACATTGTACTTGCCATAATATTATTTATAGCTGTTTACATAATGGGAGTAAAAGAACCTGCTTACCTTTCTCAGCCTGTTGTTGTAGGTTATGTAGAGAAAAACTCTATTGCTGAAAAAGTAGGAATACAACCCTTTGATAAAATCGTTAAAGTAAACGGAAAAGAAGTAAAAAACTGGAAAGAATTTACAATAGAGATAGGTATGAAAGCTGGGAAAAACGTTGAGATAGAGATTCTCAGGAACGGAAGCATTCAAAAAATCTCAGTCATACTTCCAGAGGATATGACAAAACAATCCTTTGGTATCTCTCCTGTTTTACCTGCCAAAGTAGGTAAAGTGTTAGAAAACTCTCCAGCTGCAAAAGCAGGACTAAAGGAAGGAGATATTATAGTTGGGGTTAACGGAAGACCTATAAATACGTGGTTTGAGTTTGCAGACTTTATGGCATCTTTAAAAGAAAAACAGAGTGTAAATTTACTTGTTAAAAGAGATAACAAGATATTTAGTATTATGTTAGAACCTCAATACAACGAAGAACTTAAAAAATACACTATCGGAATAGCACCAAAGTTTGAAACTGTAACTATACAGTACTCTCCTATAGAAGCTGTAGGAAAGGCTTTAGAAAAGACTAAGGATTTGACAGTTGCAATATATAACGTAGTTGCTGGACTTATAACGGGAGAGGTATCTTTTAAAACCCTTGGAGGTCCTATATCTATAGCTAAGTTTTCAGGAGAAGCTTTAGAGACAGGGGTAAGTACATTCTTGTTTGCTATGGCTTTTATATCTTTACAACTTGGATACTTAAACCTTTTACCAATACCTGTTTTAGATGGAGGGTTAATACTTATTTTACTTATAGAAACAATAATAAGAAGACCTTTACCAGATAAAGCCAAAGAGTATTTAGCCTACTTTGGATTTGCACTCCTTGGAACTTTAATGATATACGTCATTTTTAATGATATATTAAGAGTCATACAATAA
- the dacB gene encoding D-alanyl-D-alanine carboxypeptidase/D-alanyl-D-alanine endopeptidase translates to MRLKVLILAVLYTFLLSYANPLREEIESLTKDQSVDVGIYVESLATKSFKFALKDKQPFIPASNQKILTTASAIINLTPDYRFKTQILTDGFVKDGVLKGNLYLKGGADPSLSYEDLKSFADYLKQIGILKIEGDIIGDNSFFLEEGRGHGWPEKDFEYCFTAPFSALSLNENCLRLELISDKKRVSVKMYPDNEYYEIVNNLAISKKYSDYKVKAEGRKIYLTGYIKPLSKAEVSIPVKNPSLHTTSAFYKMMKESGIKITGKYHLGKTPPNANTIITHKSQPLKEIIKKANKDSNNFYAEQIFRTLGKEILGKGDTETSATVVINTLKKVGIDVSNIRIYDGSGLSKFNQLTPESIAKILSYMYNTPYFFDFYQSLAVAGTDGTLKHRFKDVKGKIYAKTGYIKGVKNLSGYILSDNGEVYVFSILVNNLKSTEIANKIQESVCLILANGKTQL, encoded by the coding sequence ATGAGATTAAAAGTTTTAATTTTAGCTGTTTTATACACTTTTTTACTATCTTACGCAAACCCTTTAAGAGAAGAGATTGAAAGTTTAACAAAAGACCAAAGTGTTGACGTAGGAATTTATGTAGAGTCATTAGCCACAAAAAGTTTTAAATTTGCTTTAAAAGATAAACAGCCTTTCATCCCAGCTTCTAACCAGAAAATCTTAACTACAGCTTCAGCTATAATCAATTTAACCCCAGACTATAGATTCAAAACTCAGATTTTAACAGATGGGTTTGTAAAAGATGGTGTTTTAAAAGGAAATTTATACCTAAAAGGCGGAGCTGACCCATCTTTAAGTTATGAGGATTTAAAAAGTTTTGCAGATTACTTAAAACAGATAGGTATCTTAAAAATTGAAGGAGACATTATTGGAGACAACTCTTTCTTTTTAGAGGAAGGAAGAGGACACGGCTGGCCTGAAAAAGATTTTGAATACTGTTTCACAGCTCCATTTAGTGCTTTGTCTTTAAATGAAAACTGTTTAAGATTGGAGCTTATCTCCGACAAAAAGAGAGTAAGTGTAAAAATGTACCCAGATAACGAATACTATGAGATTGTTAACAACCTTGCAATATCTAAAAAATACTCAGACTACAAAGTAAAAGCTGAAGGAAGAAAGATATACTTAACTGGATATATTAAACCTCTATCTAAAGCTGAAGTCTCAATTCCTGTTAAGAATCCATCATTACATACAACTTCTGCCTTTTATAAAATGATGAAAGAAAGCGGTATAAAGATTACTGGAAAATACCATTTAGGGAAAACACCACCAAATGCAAATACTATAATCACTCATAAATCCCAGCCACTTAAAGAGATTATAAAAAAAGCAAACAAAGACAGTAATAATTTTTATGCAGAACAGATATTTAGAACATTAGGTAAAGAGATTTTAGGTAAGGGAGACACAGAAACATCTGCTACTGTTGTAATAAACACTCTAAAAAAAGTTGGAATAGATGTTTCTAACATAAGAATCTACGATGGTAGTGGACTTTCAAAATTTAATCAACTTACTCCTGAAAGCATAGCAAAGATACTATCTTATATGTACAACACTCCATACTTTTTTGACTTTTATCAGTCTTTAGCAGTAGCAGGAACAGACGGAACATTAAAACATAGGTTTAAGGATGTAAAAGGTAAGATATATGCAAAAACAGGATACATTAAAGGAGTAAAGAATTTATCTGGATATATCCTTTCAGATAACGGAGAGGTTTACGTATTTTCTATATTAGTAAACAATCTTAAATCTACTGAAATTGCAAACAAAATTCAAGAGAGTGTATGTTTAATCCTTGCCAATGGAAAAACTCAGTTATAA
- a CDS encoding aminotransferase class IV gives MEKFFLNGQPFNDLSLLRPLMYGEGVFETFRYKEKLPKYIDYHYKRLIKGASFLKIPPITKEDYLYYINQAVNSIEDKDLYIKTILLSEGNSYYPLQPYKSNLLVVVKPYKAINTPITLTISPYKVHSKDPLLKIKSTNYLRNILVKRYAQEKGFFDAIILNEDDCITETSSANIFWIKGRYLYTPSLECGVLEGISRKKILEEGKNQGFVVIEGEFNLKDLKGANLIFLSNALHGIMKVESIDPEAFK, from the coding sequence ATGGAAAAGTTTTTTTTAAATGGTCAACCTTTTAACGATTTATCACTTTTAAGACCTTTAATGTATGGAGAAGGAGTCTTTGAAACTTTTAGATACAAAGAAAAACTTCCTAAGTACATAGACTACCACTACAAAAGACTTATAAAAGGAGCTTCTTTCTTAAAAATACCTCCTATAACTAAAGAAGATTACCTTTACTATATTAATCAGGCCGTAAACTCAATAGAAGATAAAGACCTGTACATAAAAACAATTTTACTGTCAGAAGGTAATTCTTACTACCCTTTACAACCCTATAAAAGTAATCTTTTAGTGGTTGTAAAACCTTATAAAGCAATAAATACTCCTATTACCTTAACTATCTCTCCTTACAAAGTTCACAGTAAAGACCCATTACTAAAAATCAAATCAACTAACTACCTTAGAAATATTTTAGTAAAAAGGTATGCACAAGAAAAAGGGTTTTTTGATGCAATTATCTTAAATGAAGATGATTGTATAACTGAGACTTCATCTGCTAACATTTTCTGGATAAAAGGTAGATACCTATACACTCCTTCATTAGAGTGTGGTGTGTTAGAGGGTATATCAAGAAAGAAGATATTAGAAGAGGGAAAAAATCAAGGATTTGTCGTTATAGAAGGAGAGTTTAATTTAAAAGATTTAAAAGGTGCAAATCTTATATTTTTATCCAACGCCCTACACGGAATAATGAAAGTAGAAAGTATAGACCCAGAGGCTTTTAAATGA
- a CDS encoding ribbon-helix-helix domain-containing protein, translated as MAKKTINIEKKLATELETLSKILEVSQSKIIEKALDFYLDYIDGMIAERVSKGIKEGKIKVKEADEVFKKLGINV; from the coding sequence ATGGCTAAAAAAACTATAAACATTGAAAAAAAATTGGCAACAGAGCTTGAAACTTTATCCAAAATCTTAGAGGTATCTCAAAGTAAAATAATTGAAAAAGCTTTGGATTTTTATCTTGACTATATAGATGGAATGATTGCAGAAAGGGTAAGTAAAGGAATAAAAGAAGGAAAGATTAAAGTTAAGGAAGCTGATGAAGTATTCAAGAAATTAGGGATAAATGTATAA
- a CDS encoding DUF4105 domain-containing protein — MINILSFTRKGFIPSFLFLFLFLNVNFGFAYDTKKENLNKILEKIENLKLYENPVWKALLHYDPKNKNSFITDKNFLLSLREGKFSLKREMELTVEALLNNKDLEENSNPVCKFPARLYWLKLNIPELNDLIPEVKCKDLNTYLEKVSVDKITLVFAAEDIKNPSSMMGHVFLKLTGYNKEGIYVEHAVSYFAVIDTVNPIKLLVKSTITGMDSFFSLKPYRKFISRYLLDEERVIWEFPLKDLNDEKKEIIRLHIWELKDVKTKYYFTEYNCATVIYYILSIADPKMLEEKQSWISPRDVIRIAKKVSLIDEAELIPTDEWLIRILEDKISFKDLKKIKKSISLGHCDNSLFENTNYTNFEYKFYIANLYENYITFLKRKERISNTQAEELSSCIPSIKGYTIDLTNYKNPYNAPLNSKVSLGYSRFNDKDYLHLVFTPTYNTILDNNRQVFLFETDLRLFEFSLLLNKSNIKIDHIYLYHIYSLKPYSLLTGGLSYNFKIGLENHYQKLDPKLSLFTSTGLGITLNPHKDFYIFFLQNVGIGYGKNTLYPYTYPELGLIVYEIFNMKSVLSYKYMFNQFNSKQSYNILSLNHVINLKSNLQLILTLDYLKDNHKNKTNFFLNLTKNF; from the coding sequence ATGATAAATATTTTATCCTTTACAAGGAAGGGTTTTATTCCTTCCTTCCTCTTTCTATTTTTATTTCTTAATGTAAATTTTGGTTTTGCTTATGATACTAAAAAGGAAAATCTAAACAAAATATTAGAAAAAATTGAAAATTTAAAACTTTATGAAAATCCAGTATGGAAAGCTCTCTTACATTATGATCCTAAAAATAAAAATTCCTTTATAACAGATAAGAATTTTTTACTTAGTTTACGGGAGGGAAAATTTTCTCTAAAAAGAGAAATGGAGCTAACAGTAGAAGCTCTTTTAAACAACAAAGATTTAGAAGAAAATTCAAATCCTGTTTGTAAATTCCCAGCAAGACTGTACTGGTTAAAATTAAATATACCAGAGTTAAACGATCTCATTCCAGAAGTAAAATGTAAAGATCTCAATACGTATCTGGAAAAGGTATCAGTGGACAAAATTACACTAGTGTTTGCTGCAGAAGATATTAAAAATCCAAGCAGTATGATGGGACATGTTTTTTTAAAATTGACAGGTTATAACAAAGAAGGTATATATGTTGAACATGCAGTTTCTTACTTTGCAGTTATAGATACAGTTAACCCTATTAAACTTTTAGTAAAAAGTACTATCACAGGAATGGATAGTTTTTTTTCTCTAAAACCTTATAGAAAATTTATAAGTAGATATCTATTGGATGAAGAACGTGTTATATGGGAGTTTCCTCTTAAAGATCTAAATGATGAAAAAAAGGAAATTATACGTTTACACATATGGGAATTAAAAGATGTTAAAACTAAATACTACTTTACAGAATATAATTGTGCGACAGTAATATACTATATATTATCAATAGCAGATCCAAAAATGTTGGAAGAAAAACAAAGTTGGATATCACCAAGGGATGTAATAAGAATAGCCAAAAAAGTATCCCTTATAGACGAAGCAGAATTGATTCCTACTGATGAATGGTTAATACGAATACTTGAAGATAAAATATCTTTTAAGGATTTAAAGAAAATAAAAAAGAGTATATCTCTAGGTCATTGTGATAATTCCCTGTTTGAAAATACAAATTATACAAATTTTGAGTATAAATTTTACATAGCCAACCTCTATGAAAACTATATAACCTTTTTAAAGCGAAAAGAACGTATATCTAACACTCAAGCAGAAGAACTTTCTTCATGTATACCCTCAATAAAAGGATATACTATTGATTTAACAAACTACAAAAATCCATACAATGCTCCATTAAATAGTAAAGTAAGTTTAGGATACTCTAGATTTAATGATAAAGATTATTTACATTTGGTTTTTACTCCAACTTATAATACAATTTTGGACAATAACAGACAGGTTTTTTTGTTTGAAACAGATTTAAGACTTTTTGAATTTAGCTTATTACTCAACAAATCTAATATTAAGATAGACCACATATACCTTTATCATATTTACAGTTTGAAACCTTATAGCTTACTTACTGGTGGTTTATCTTACAACTTTAAAATCGGTTTAGAAAATCATTACCAAAAGTTAGATCCAAAGTTATCTCTTTTTACTTCTACAGGTTTAGGAATAACTTTAAATCCTCATAAAGACTTTTACATCTTTTTTTTACAAAATGTAGGTATTGGATATGGCAAAAACACTTTATATCCATATACATATCCAGAATTAGGACTGATAGTTTACGAAATTTTTAATATGAAATCCGTACTATCTTATAAGTACATGTTTAACCAGTTTAACTCAAAACAATCATATAATATATTATCTTTAAACCATGTAATAAACCTAAAATCAAATCTTCAGCTAATTCTAACCTTAGACTATCTAAAGGACAATCACAAAAATAAAACAAATTTCTTTTTAAACCTAACTAAAAATTTCTAA
- the ppa gene encoding inorganic diphosphatase: MDLKKIPPGKNPPEDIFVVIEIPQGSGIKYEVDKESGAIFVDRFLFTAMYYPFNYGFIPNTLADDGDPTDVLVISREPVVPGSVIRARPIGMLEMEDEEGIDTKIIAVPVSKLDNTFDNIKEVNDLPEATLNKIKHFFEHYKELESGKWVKVKSFKGSEEAKKDIQKSIENFKNS; encoded by the coding sequence ATGGACTTAAAGAAAATTCCACCTGGTAAAAATCCACCAGAAGACATATTCGTTGTAATTGAAATACCTCAAGGAAGTGGAATAAAGTACGAAGTTGATAAAGAAAGTGGAGCTATTTTTGTAGATAGATTTTTATTTACAGCTATGTACTATCCTTTTAACTACGGATTTATACCTAATACTTTAGCTGATGATGGAGACCCTACTGATGTTTTAGTAATATCAAGAGAGCCTGTAGTTCCGGGAAGTGTTATAAGAGCCAGACCTATTGGAATGTTAGAGATGGAAGACGAAGAAGGAATAGACACTAAAATAATAGCTGTTCCTGTATCAAAGTTAGATAACACTTTTGACAACATAAAAGAAGTAAACGACTTGCCAGAAGCTACTTTAAACAAGATAAAACACTTCTTTGAACACTACAAAGAGTTAGAATCTGGAAAGTGGGTTAAAGTTAAATCTTTTAAAGGTTCAGAAGAAGCTAAAAAAGATATACAAAAATCTATAGAAAACTTTAAAAACTCTTGA
- a CDS encoding valine--tRNA ligase, with protein sequence MLKEYNHTEIENKWSSVYKENPIFKGKTGEKPYFCVVLPPPNVTGSLHIGHALNATLQDIIVRYKRMKGFNTLWLPGFDHAGIATQWVVVRELQKQGISRFDLGRENFIKKVWEWVPKSRDSIKNQLIRLGASCDWSRQRFTLDEGFSRSVREAFVRLYKEGLIFKAPYIVNWDPKERTAISDLEVEYYEEKGKLWHIKYPLEDGSGYITVATTRPETMLGDTAVAVNPNDDRYKHLIGKKVILPLAPAERIDINGNKVSNLIPIIADEYVDPAFGTGVVKITPAHDPNDFELGKRHNLPMVIVMDEGAYINENGGEFKGLYRYEAREKIVEKLKELGLLEKEEDHIHNVGHSQRSKEVIEPYLSTQWFVDTKKLAEKAIKVVEEGKIKFIPEGWTKTYLNWMYNIREWCISRQIWWGHRIPVWYCKDCDSPNAFNDEFLPSLDEKIIFNLYADGKISQIFCVDDVLEVLNKQNFTHPDKTNLEFYEKVVFLKETDKLKSKQSLIDLLETSNHFKKLYEERYQLILKCEKCGSENLHQDEDVLDTWFSSGLWPFGTLGWPVETQDLKTFYPTSLLITGFDIIFFWVARMIMMGTKFTDNIPFHDVYIHALVRDEKGEKMSKTKGNVIDPLEMAEKYGADALRFTLTALAAQGRDIRLSEKRIEGYKHFSNKIWNASKFVLTNSQNIEVKDVKQLNLSTEDKWILTALMKTVKKSSNELENYRYNEYANTIYDFFWHDYCDWYIEFTKERIYKGSQEEKQTAVSVLNFVLRESLKLLHPIMPFITEEIYQYLPIKETDFIAIAIYPQYEEDLVFEEDYNFIESLKELITSIRTVRSDFNIEPTRKLNIRIKLSSKEIQQKLNNLANQIKQLVKAENLTIDTDISKQDTEVITVSKLGESFIDLAGVLDIEKEIQRQEKLLQEVEKSIKISESKLNNENFVNKAPEHVVEKEKQLYEELKVKRDKILNTLKMLKR encoded by the coding sequence ATGCTGAAAGAGTATAACCATACTGAAATAGAAAATAAATGGTCTTCTGTTTATAAAGAAAACCCTATTTTTAAAGGTAAAACTGGAGAAAAACCATACTTTTGTGTTGTTCTACCTCCCCCAAACGTAACTGGAAGTCTACATATAGGACATGCTCTTAACGCTACACTGCAAGATATTATAGTCCGCTACAAACGGATGAAAGGCTTTAATACGCTTTGGCTTCCTGGATTTGACCATGCTGGAATTGCTACCCAATGGGTTGTTGTAAGAGAACTTCAAAAACAAGGGATAAGTAGGTTTGACCTTGGAAGAGAAAATTTCATTAAAAAAGTTTGGGAATGGGTTCCAAAGTCAAGGGACTCTATAAAAAATCAGCTTATAAGGTTGGGAGCTTCCTGTGATTGGTCAAGACAGAGATTTACCCTTGATGAAGGATTTTCAAGGTCAGTAAGGGAAGCCTTTGTAAGACTATATAAAGAAGGACTAATATTTAAAGCACCTTATATTGTAAACTGGGACCCAAAAGAAAGAACAGCTATATCAGATTTAGAGGTTGAGTATTACGAAGAAAAAGGAAAACTATGGCATATAAAGTATCCTTTAGAAGATGGTAGTGGCTATATAACTGTAGCAACCACAAGACCAGAAACAATGTTAGGTGATACAGCTGTAGCAGTAAATCCAAACGATGATAGGTATAAACATCTGATAGGTAAAAAAGTCATTCTCCCGTTAGCTCCAGCAGAAAGGATAGATATAAACGGAAACAAAGTAAGTAATTTAATTCCTATAATAGCAGATGAGTACGTTGACCCTGCTTTTGGAACAGGTGTTGTAAAAATAACTCCAGCCCACGACCCTAACGACTTTGAACTAGGAAAAAGACATAACCTTCCTATGGTTATAGTTATGGACGAAGGAGCTTACATCAACGAAAATGGAGGAGAGTTTAAAGGTCTATACAGGTACGAAGCACGGGAAAAAATAGTAGAGAAATTAAAAGAGTTAGGATTACTTGAAAAAGAAGAAGACCATATTCACAATGTAGGACACTCCCAAAGGTCAAAAGAAGTTATAGAGCCTTACCTTTCTACCCAGTGGTTTGTTGATACTAAAAAATTAGCAGAAAAAGCTATAAAAGTTGTAGAAGAAGGAAAAATAAAGTTTATTCCTGAAGGATGGACAAAGACTTACCTTAACTGGATGTACAACATTAGAGAGTGGTGTATATCAAGACAGATATGGTGGGGACACAGAATTCCTGTATGGTACTGTAAAGACTGTGATAGTCCAAACGCCTTCAACGATGAATTTTTACCTTCACTAGATGAGAAGATTATCTTTAATCTCTACGCAGATGGAAAAATAAGTCAAATTTTCTGTGTTGACGATGTTTTGGAGGTTTTAAACAAACAAAACTTTACCCATCCTGATAAAACGAACTTAGAGTTTTACGAAAAGGTAGTCTTTTTAAAAGAAACTGATAAACTAAAATCAAAACAATCTTTAATAGATCTTCTTGAAACATCAAATCACTTTAAAAAGTTATACGAAGAAAGATATCAACTTATACTAAAATGTGAAAAATGTGGAAGTGAAAACCTTCATCAAGATGAAGATGTTTTAGATACTTGGTTTTCATCTGGACTTTGGCCTTTTGGAACTTTAGGCTGGCCTGTTGAAACCCAAGACCTAAAAACCTTTTACCCAACATCTCTACTTATAACAGGTTTCGATATAATCTTCTTCTGGGTTGCAAGAATGATAATGATGGGAACAAAGTTTACCGATAACATTCCATTTCACGACGTTTACATACACGCACTTGTAAGAGATGAAAAAGGCGAAAAGATGTCCAAAACAAAAGGAAACGTAATAGATCCTCTTGAAATGGCTGAAAAGTATGGAGCTGATGCTTTAAGGTTTACCCTTACGGCACTGGCAGCCCAAGGAAGAGACATAAGATTATCAGAAAAAAGAATAGAAGGTTATAAGCACTTTTCCAACAAAATATGGAACGCATCAAAGTTTGTTTTAACAAACAGCCAGAATATAGAAGTTAAAGATGTAAAACAGTTAAACTTATCAACTGAAGATAAATGGATTTTAACAGCTCTTATGAAAACAGTAAAAAAATCATCTAACGAACTTGAAAACTACAGGTATAACGAATATGCAAACACAATATACGACTTTTTCTGGCACGATTACTGTGATTGGTACATAGAATTTACAAAAGAAAGAATATATAAAGGCTCTCAAGAAGAAAAACAAACAGCTGTAAGCGTTTTAAACTTTGTATTAAGAGAATCCTTAAAACTCTTACATCCAATAATGCCTTTCATAACAGAAGAAATATACCAATATCTACCAATAAAAGAAACAGACTTTATAGCCATAGCTATTTATCCACAATATGAAGAAGATTTAGTATTTGAGGAAGATTACAACTTTATAGAATCCTTAAAAGAACTTATCACAAGCATAAGAACGGTAAGAAGCGACTTTAACATTGAACCAACAAGAAAATTAAACATTAGAATAAAACTTTCTTCGAAAGAGATACAACAAAAACTTAATAACTTAGCCAACCAAATAAAGCAATTGGTAAAGGCAGAAAACCTCACTATTGATACCGATATCTCAAAACAAGATACAGAAGTGATTACAGTTTCTAAGTTGGGAGAGAGTTTCATAGATTTAGCTGGAGTTTTAGATATAGAAAAAGAAATTCAAAGACAAGAAAAACTACTTCAAGAAGTTGAAAAATCTATAAAGATATCAGAAAGTAAACTAAATAATGAAAACTTTGTAAACAAAGCTCCTGAGCATGTAGTAGAAAAAGAAAAACAGCTCTACGAAGAACTCAAAGTCAAAAGAGATAAGATATTAAACACATTAAAGATGTTAAAACGTTAA